From the Chanos chanos chromosome 7, fChaCha1.1, whole genome shotgun sequence genome, the window AACCGGTTGACCGAGTCACAGAAACTACGTGTAGAAACAGAAAACACGTGAACATGTGATAACTCTACAACTGTTACTGATGgttgggagaaaaagagagagagagagagagagaaaatgtggtCTATAAAacgaagagaagagacagactGGAATGACGTCAGTTCTTCTAAAGAGCATTGAACTCTTCACCCTGACTGTTTGGCTCCCTCTAGAgtctagaaaaaaaataaataaataaaaagaacacactGCCGCTGACGAATTACCTTCCAACAGCAGCGACTGTGGCCACAGAATGTAGGTCAAACCATACAATTCCTGCAGACTAagggatgtgagagagagagagcgcgctccctctcttcccctggCCCTCCCTCACCACAccgagtatgtctgtgtgtgtgtgtgtgtgtgtgtgtgtagattattGTTCTCTTCTGCCTCCACATTCTCAACTGTTTTCAGTTTACTTGTGTACAATAAAGCCAGGACAACACCAGCAACAAATACaacttgttttttggggggtttttgtcatttcacatcTGCAATCACTCAgactgaagaaaaaaggagCAAAAGAAAAGACGTTTGGAAGGTTAAGAGgcgtatcagagagagagagcagtaaaagCAGGCCGGAGTCATCGCCGACACACAGCCGGACGGCTTTATGGGTCTCCTCTCAGCAAACCGAACAAAATGCAGACACGCTCTTAGTGAACCCCAGATGAACTTAGCACACGGGCACGGATTTCAGCCATGTAACTGTGACCAAACACAAAGGTTAAGAAATAAAACGCTGGCTAAAAGGCCCGTTCATCATTAAAGTtactctaaaaacaaacaaacaaacaagagagtCAGAAATGTAAACCCTCAGACTCTGCGCGTGAGCGAAAATAAACCCGAGACGTGACCTTTGGGTCCGTTGTCTGAGGCCCTTTACTCCTCCAGACGGACGTGTGTCAAGGGTCACAGAGCTGTCACACCAATCCAGGCTGATCCTGAGCAATAGGATCAGAGTGGCAGCAGTAAGCTcatgaggaaacacacacacacacacacacgggaggCAGAGCCACGAGAGGAAAAGCAGCAGGCTCTAGCGTTTCCTCATTGGCAAACTAGCCCAGAAGGTTAGTGAAATTTTAATCAACTAATTgatgtaaaaacagaaatcagGCAGAGAGAAATCCCACAGGTTCAGGAACATCAGAAACTAATACATCTAAGGCTcaacaaagagaacagacacCGACACCAGGAGACATCTCACACACTGCCGACAGGAGTAATTGCATTTCCGAAAAGAATGACCTAACAGATCAACTGTCATTATCCAAAacgacaaaaagaaaaaaaacccccaaaaaacaatttCCAAATATGTGCTATGACgcaaatgtgaaaaaacattctcttttctttaaataatcAAGTCTCTTTATTGATTAAAAGTGTACCGGTCTCTAAGTTTGCTTATGCATGCAGGAAAGAAGGAGGCCTATGACAGTTGGCATTGTACACGCGCATGAGGAATTTCTCTCCCGTGAGGTGTATTGTATAGATAGTGCTGTGACTCACCTGTCTGTTGATCTCTGCTCCGGCCTGAAGGAGCCACAGGAGACACTCTGGGTGTCCTCCAAATGCGGCAATGTGGGCGGGGGTCTGAGCGAACCTCGTCGTCATGGCGTTCACTTCGCAACCGACCTGCACCAGGCGCATGACGCATTCCagctgcatgtgtttgtgtgtgtgtgtgtgggttcgtgtgtgcgcatgtgtgtgtaggtgaaagACAAGaagtcagaaagagaaagtgagtgcAACAGTGCTTAGGATGTATCATAGAATAGCAATAGGATATCAGGATATCACTGCACAGCGACGGTCTCTTTTCCATAGTGACTCACTTTCCAACGGTTGTTGGCGGTCAATGATTAACAATGCGCGGCAGTGTTGGAAGTATCAACAGTCATTGCTCAGAATCAAGTATCACCAAAAATAGTTTTACAGGCATTTGTAGAGACACCCAGCAGgcatgagggaaaaaaaaaaaaaaaaaaaaagttagttctcagaaaaaaaaaaaaaaaaaaggaaaacctggGCCCGTTTCCAactttccaaaagaaaaaaaaaaaaaaaaaaaaagaaaggggaaaaaaaaaaaggatctgtgTTCACTTGCTAGGTGTGAAATTAAAACAGGAAGGGAAAACAGGCGGGTCTCTCAATGCCAAAAACACGTTATCAAATTCTTACTGAACATGCCAAGGAGATCCCGTAATCTccagggaggggggaaaaaaagccaaaaaaaccaaaaaaacaacctaagATGACGTAGATTTGTGACGGTAATAATGTTTCTTTGCGGTGACGACACCCCTGTTTAATCCCCGTAACCTATAACAGTATCATTACATGACAGCTCACAGTGTTTGTGGATTCATGACTGCGGTTAAAAGCTAATAAAGACTCGTCCACCCTGCACCGTAAGGACGAGGCATGTGTCAGCGCAGCAGTTACTCTGCAGTCTTGGCTCTGGGCACCGTGTTGACTCACTTCTTGGTCTGCAGTTTGTTTTCCCTgaacactgtctgtctttccaaCATCTGTGATACTTTCCCCTGATGAAATttccaaaggggggggggggcatttttgcCATCCCTGTGCTTAAACCCTCTtttatacaccccccccccccccctcctccagcaACGGAAAGATGGATGACATTTAATTGACTGGAATGTGATTAAGGGGTTCAGGATAAAATTCTGTTAGCTCgagatacaaacaaacaaacaaaactgaacaagccaaatttttttttacacgacAAGGCTGCATGCAGTAAAATGGAAGAGGATTTCTGCTAGTCAGACCCCTACAAGGACATCCACAATTAGCATCTCATTTTGCATAACAATGTTTATAAGAAAGATCTACACGGAGATTAGGGGGGGCACAGAGAGTGGAGgctctttttcccccctgatGAAGATgattttttacattaaaatccAAACAGACGAACGATTTACCGAGTCTGGTAAATGTGATCAATTACTGTTTATTATTGTGACAACATTTAACCGACCAGTTCCTACAGGGAAAGCTGGTCTATAAAAGTGCTTACTTTACTTGAGTACAGAACAGTCCATGTAAAATTGCGATGAGAAACCTTACGAGGATAactcaaatatttcattttggacGGAGCCAAACGGCCTGATATAAGTTAAACACAGCATATTGTTTTTCAAAACGTTGTTTTGGCGCGTTGCACGCCATTGGTCGTCACACAGCCAATGAAAGATCATTTTCCTTCATGCACGCTCACCTACCTACAAGCACAGTAGAAATGGTTGGTTTTTGTTTCAGTGGCTAGCACTACACCTTTCATGCTCCATTGCTAATGTGGCAAATCACAGAGCCGAACTTTTGAAATATAAACAGAGTTGAAAACTGTTCATTAATCTACCTCTGTGTATTAGATAAGAATCCATTTGACTCAACACAAACAATACTTGTATCCAAGGTTACAGTTAAATTAAAGTTGATGACAGCTGTCGTACATATATGTGATACACTCCAGCACTGATTAAAACGCATTTCTTCTTGATTAATCTCTGCTCTCACCGCCATGCGACTTTGCACGTAGCTGCGTATTAAGCTGACCTCTTTTGAAGCAGTTAATATCTGGCTAACTACGAACGTCCGTTATTCTCGTTAGCATTCAGAAAATTTCTGTCAACTCAAACGAGTTAACGTCAAAATTTTCACCTAAGTTAGTATCCTCACCATTGTAATGTCGCTAGCTTGCTAACTCAGGCAAGTCCAGAACATCTTCCTCCGGAAACGTGTGGCACACATAAGAAAGCAACAAGCACAAACAATATACAAAGCCCTACATTACCTTCCCAAAGTGTGCTGCCCAATGAATGGGAGTCCAGCCATAGAAGGAATCTTCCATGACGAGGTCCGCCTGGTTAGTGGTACACTGGAGAAGCGAGCAGAGAGCGCCGACATCTCCATCCCTGCACGCGCGGTGAAGTGGGAAGCGAATGTTCAAAACTTCGTCGTTTGAGAACCCAGATTCGATGCCCACCGACATGATTCTGTTGCTCTAAGAGAAACAAACTGATTTCCCCCCCACTATTATTTGCAAAACGTGCGAACCAGCTGAATGTGTGTTCACCCAATGCTGAGCACACAAAGGAAACAGACGAAACGCCGGGCGCACGCTCGCAAAGTGTAACTTGAGCGGCAGACGGGAAATCCCGGAACAGATTTTCCAGTGCTGAACAAAAGCAAGTTCCAGGCGGGTTAGAACACTGAAGGGAGAACAAAGACCCGTTGTGGATATTGGATTCCTGAAACGGCCCTCGCACTCTTACTGGAATATCTagttatatgtaaataaatgcgGTCGTTTTGCGGTCTAAAATATGGTATGTTTTATCACGTGACATCATATTAATGTGGTAGCCGATCAAAACACGTGGAAAAAATATTTGGCCATTTCTATTTGTGACCAGTACAGGCAGTGTAGTGAATTGTACGATCAATGCTCACTTAAACTGTCAACGACTGGTGGGCGTACAGTTTCAAATAACCAAACTGAGTGATCAAGATGAAAGCAGCAGAGGCAAATAAATCACTTCCCACAGGAAAAGAGGTGTGACGAACTTTAAGTTACAAACTCATGTTATGTCTTAACAAAATATTCAGTAAGCGAATTGTTTTTGAAGTGAAGTTTTGATGTCAATTTCGAACATTAGCCTAATTAAATAGCATGGCAGCTAATCTATTATGGACACTAGCTTGTCGTCATAAGGTACAGCTTTTGAGCATTTTTATTTCTAGCATAATTAGGCGGTTCGTTTTTGCTAGTTAAttgctttcatgtttttgaaattTGACCCCTATTGTTACTTAACTAGCTAATGTCGCTAAGCAGTTTATTCAGCGAAGTGGCACCCATGACATAAATTACCAAACAGTTTAtgagtaaataaacaattttacatgaatttttGGCTGATTAAACCTGAGAATGGTACCTAGTCATTTTCATAGTTCTCCACAAGAGGTCCAACTTGTCTCATATTCGCACAGACAAGTTCTGTGCAGAAGGCCATTATGAGCGAATCAGAAGGGGTTACGCTATGAACGCAGTCATAAACATTATCTTATTATCcattatctattttttttttaggatttgGGAGGAGATGACTTTGTCAGCGTCAGAAAAAGAGACTTGGAAAGACTATCTACGGAGGTGATGCAGCTTCGGGATTTTCTTCCCAACGTTATAAACAGAGATTTGATGGAAACACTGTCGAGAACATGTTCCATAGAGACAAGTAAGATCCACTTATTCACCCAACAAAACTATCTCATAAGCACTTGTTCAATATTTCAAATCATTTGAATTGTAAAACACATTGAATCCGACACAAATTCAAATGTCAGAATCCATGCATCATGGTTTATCAGGGtataaaaatacagtttgatTGGAACATTTGAAGTTTGGGTCACACAGAGCTCTGCCCTCAACATATGGTGAAttcctttttaaatttaattttgttttttcgtcatttgatttgtattttgtgtCCTGTCACGCAAACTGGCCTGAGGCGCCGGTGGAATTGAAATTGGGTGTAttttctttctgcctgtctaAACTGACCTTCATTATTGTGTGTGgaacagtttcattcattctaATTACCGCGTATTGACTTGACGTAAATACAGTGCATTACTATTAGACTGGAATGCTGTTATCTAATGTTTGCATGCAGAGTCTAGTGCCTTTGATTGTTACAATGACATCATTTCCAGGTTTGCCCATTATTATGTGTTCTGTAAACAGTCATACATGACTACATCAATATATGTACCGATTGGAACTAAACAAATAAGAAATACATACGAAACCTTGGAAACTGGCCCGCTGTTAACAGGTTGACATTTCTGTATATTTTAGTACAGCTTTTGCTGcttaaatacaacaaacagttaaataaataaatacatgcatacatatataagtAAGTAAGTTAAATatatttgtatagcgcttttcacagacataaatcacaaagtgctttacaagaGCGTTATACAACATACAGGAGAGAAAATAACATATGAAGTGACCGCATGTTCAAAAAgtataaaactaaaaaacacaatacgtattaaaaagaaggaaaaaaaggaaaaaaaagaaaaaaacacaatacataataaaatacacaataaagatacacaataaatacataaaaaatgcagacctggggggtattccagaaagtgggcttagtgaaaactcaaaatcagttaactcagagtaagtagtaaaccccctaatagaagagccccatgacttcattctcctagcaaaataaagccatagggctcttctattaggaggtttaccacttactctgagttaactaactcagagttttctctAAATCCGCTTTCtggagcacccccccccccccccccccatacataCAGATTACCCAAATGCCTGTCTAAACAAACATGTCTTTAGCTGACCTTTTAAAAGAATCCACAGAATCAGCAGACCTTAAGGGTGTGGGCAGAGCATTCCACAGACACAACGGGTTAATTCTCTCCTTTCCAAAAATCAGTTAACTAACTGCTTTGTACTCAAAGGCAAGTCTCTGTTACCTATCATACAGCCGTCggttcatttgttttcagcctttaatgttattttgtcacatttttttccaaACGGTAAAAATTACACCACACATCATTCGTGTCATGACTACACAGAGAGAACTAcatacaaaaaatgtttttatcattattatttcttttgtaGTGAGGCAGTGCAGCAGTCAGGAACAGAAACAGCTGAGGCAGGAGTGTCTGCACCTGCGGTCCCGTCTCAACTCTGCCCAGAgcgagtgtcagagagagagagaggtgagggggaaaaaagagagagagagagagagaggcatgatAATGACTGTTAGTGATGTTAATGCATGGTGATTTATCAGTGCGTTCTTGTGACCTCAGAAAGGGagcagccgtgtgtgtgtgtgtgtgtgtgtgtgtgcgtgtgcacgctaTTTGCGTGCATGCTGTATGTGTTTCAttatgggcgtgtgtgtgggagggagggaaaggagaaTGAGTagttatgggagtgtgtgtgtgtatgtgtgtgtatgtgtgtgtatgtgtgtgtgtgtgtgtgtgtgtatgtgtgtgtatgtgtgtgtatgtgtgtgtgtatgtgtgtgtgtatgtgtgtgtgtgtgtgtgtgcaggagaagATCGTTCTGAGGGAGCAATTGTGGGAGTGCAGGGAACAGCTGCAGCAACAGGCAGAGTTTTGCACAATGCTGGGAGCTGCCTCCTGCACTTTGCTCTGGAGCACCTCACGCAAGGAGGAGGCTGTGAGAGACATCCTAGCTGACGTGAGTGTCCAAATAGTGACGCTGGAGATTGCACCGAAAACGCTGATCTtggcacctttttttttttttgtcagacaaTGTTGAAACAAAATCTCCTGGATATACTGGATTTCCAGAGAATTCTTGCCTTAATCATGTTTTTCTAGTGTGAGATTCTGtttgtaatattgtgtgtttgtgcgtgtgtgtgtgtgtgtgtgtgcgtgtgtgtgtgtgtgcgcgtgtgcgtgcctgtgtgtgtgtgagtttaggGGAAGCTGGAGCCCTTTCTAAGCATTGCAGGTCAGACATTGGAGAGTTTTGTCAAGTCTCTAGATGAGGATGCAAAAACACAGCATCAGGACTACAACTCCCATGAGCACCAGTTTGTCCTGGCACTGGCAGGGGTTATCACAAGTGAGCACATTGTACTAGTTAGGACAAATTACTCCCCACAGGCTTGCACTGTCATATGCTTATGCGCTTTACACACAGTTACTCAgctatgtctgtctctgaccACTTAGACTTAGCAGCTGTTACATGTGGACGGGACTTTCTCGCTACCTCCGCCCATGTTTTACTGGATACACTGATGCAGCTGCTGGCACTTCTAAAGCCTGGGGTCTTTCCAAAGCTCAAAGTGTAagacaaaacataaacacacacacacacatacacacacacacacacacacacacacacacacacacacacacacacacacacacacacatacacacacacacacacagaaagctaTACCTTTGTATGGGTCACTTATGATGCTATTATATCCTCCTCATTGTGCTTGTGTTCTGctttgttctgattggctgacactGTACAGGTTGATATTGATGGCCCTGTATAACGTGAGCATTAATATAAAAGGACTGAAGCACATCAGCGAAAGCCCTGGACTTCTGCGTCACATCTACGGTCTTTTAGACGGTGAGGAGCACACTTCCGCCGAGCTGATTagctctcccccctctctctctgtctctcgctctctttccgtctctctctctctctctctctctctctctctctctctcgctctctctctttctttctctcacccgGCCTTTTAGATAAGCATTTAGTTTTTGCCctttgctttttgtgtgtgtgtgtgtgtgtgtgtgtgtgtgtgtgagagagagagagagagagtggagggggtGATATTGATGTAGAACAGCTGAGACAGAACTCCCATGGCTCTGGTGTTTATCTGATCCCAACTGTGACGCCAACACAGCAGGGTTCTCTTGGGGAGAGGAATTAAAAaaactgctctctttctctgtccctctctttctgtgtgtgtgtgtgtgtctctctctctctctctctctctctctctctctttctgtcttacacacacacacacacacatgcacactctctcgcTCAGACAGGGATTCAGAGGTCTGTCTCCACGCCTTGCGGCTGTTACAGTCTCTGTTGCTTGACCAGGAGGTTCTGATCCATCTGGCCCCAGACCTGTTAGAATCGGTGCCTTGGAGTCGCATACGCCAGCTGGCCTCCAGTCGCCACCCTGCCCTTAGACAGACTGCCCAGGAAACCCTGGAGGACTTGGGCACCGCCACGATCACCCAAGAACCCAGTGTCGGAGAGAGGGTCAAAACCTCTCGCTGAATTCATATAAACACCACTGGATCTCATCTGATTCTGTGAAAAGTTAGTTCTCTAAAAGGAATACGTCGAGTGTAACTACAACCAGTTCAAGGTGGACCAACAGAAAGCACACCATTATCACCTAGAAAGTTCGGTTCTAAgattttttccaaatgttctctTCCGTGTTTATAGATAACTTGCCTCACGTTCCTCTTAAACGGTCTTCGttccaaacaaataaaccatcCTTGGAGATGTCACCCCGGCGTACGTTGGTTATGTCAGGGACTCAGGGCTGCTAGACTGATAAATGTCTATACAGGCTGCTAATTTTAGCCTCACTACCATCCATAAGTGTCTGTGGCCTCTTACTTTAATCAGCTGACGGAGGTCTTACGCCAAAAGCCCATTTAAGGTATTACCCAACTCGTGTCATGCCTTTGGAATACTTTAATAAGTAATAACAT encodes:
- the hsf2bp gene encoding heat shock factor 2-binding protein codes for the protein MKAAEANKSLPTGKEDLGGDDFVSVRKRDLERLSTEVMQLRDFLPNVINRDLMETLSRTCSIETMRQCSSQEQKQLRQECLHLRSRLNSAQSECQREREEKIVLREQLWECREQLQQQAEFCTMLGAASCTLLWSTSRKEEAVRDILADGKLEPFLSIAGQTLESFVKSLDEDAKTQHQDYNSHEHQFVLALAGVITNLAAVTCGRDFLATSAHVLLDTLMQLLALLKPGVFPKLKVLILMALYNVSINIKGLKHISESPGLLRHIYGLLDDRDSEVCLHALRLLQSLLLDQEVLIHLAPDLLESVPWSRIRQLASSRHPALRQTAQETLEDLGTATITQEPSVGERVKTSR